The Methanoplanus sp. FWC-SCC4 genome has a window encoding:
- a CDS encoding Na+/H+ antiporter subunit E, translating to MLPFILTAVCALIIYLILTAGSGIEVLGLWSFFELYAGFIVALVVGAISEKFFIKEGSLRMLNPFRWLLLVFYCIFPFFIEMTKANLDVAYRVITGKIRPGIIRISPDLKTDLGILLMANSITLTPGTLTVDVDEKSGDLFIHVLNLRTGVEEKDIADEKDIFSLFNLKKWIRRIAE from the coding sequence ATGCTACCTTTTATTCTGACAGCGGTTTGTGCATTAATTATATATCTCATTTTGACTGCAGGTTCCGGTATTGAAGTTCTTGGTCTGTGGTCTTTTTTTGAGTTATATGCGGGTTTTATTGTTGCATTGGTTGTCGGAGCAATTTCAGAGAAATTTTTTATAAAAGAAGGAAGCTTAAGAATGTTAAATCCATTCCGATGGCTTCTTTTGGTATTTTACTGCATTTTTCCATTTTTTATTGAAATGACAAAGGCCAATCTTGATGTTGCATACAGGGTTATTACAGGGAAAATCCGCCCGGGAATTATCAGGATATCTCCTGATCTCAAAACAGACCTGGGAATTCTTCTGATGGCAAATTCCATCACGCTTACTCCCGGAACCCTGACAGTTGATGTAGATGAAAAATCAGGTGACCTTTTCATTCATGTGCTGAATTTAAGAACCGGTGTTGAAGAGAAGGATATCGCTGATGAAAAGGATATATTCTCCCTATTCAATCTCAAAAAATGGATCAGGAGGATTGCAGAGTGA
- a CDS encoding clostripain-related cysteine peptidase, with protein MNNDNINLFSDNPLEKSTLIAVYMVGSDLESEHKAGTYDLNTMIEGYGDSDPEKFNVIVGYGGANVTGWEGISIATMSQLKEDSQDGIFGNENFYTERDSGASMGDEKTLEKFLDYIMLQKGYDQKYLIFWDHGNGYNGYGFDEIYEDELNFSEIKQAMINSESSFNIVGFDACLMGMIEVACVFESHADYLIASEELEPGSGWMYDLLFDYQAKNPKTSPEGFGKVAVDTYMKSEDDKKTLSIVNLKETDNLISNLDCLSDKLKNEIVAGNFEKVGQPYRYAEKFGYFPQEEEQTSVDLYDFISGIKARVPSASDECDLVLAGINSFVLYSAHDDFFDNARGVSICSPRYIDSQKLSSIEDNIKISDEWYDFFENYVEIKSSDNVKPEVTYNEDDTFTVSDNLGVAEVKAEYFIESDSESLPVGDKYIIPDTNGRYYISVWDGKLYYLENENGDYANLYLEHIGNAAEGFEKYQSSIEVTRGESTESAMITVIANPKTHETMMSVDPYEPDSELFKRSAFWDTDDLKSGDVVKTYTYVYDEESDDYLEVLLGTLTVDETTRISYGKIPGITYSFGISAEDFNGNLEYSDLVILNADSN; from the coding sequence TTGAATAATGATAATATTAATTTATTTTCAGACAACCCTCTGGAAAAATCAACATTAATTGCAGTTTACATGGTTGGCAGTGATCTCGAAAGTGAGCATAAAGCCGGCACCTATGATCTTAACACAATGATTGAGGGTTATGGCGATTCAGATCCTGAAAAATTCAATGTTATAGTCGGTTACGGAGGTGCAAATGTCACAGGCTGGGAAGGAATCTCAATTGCAACAATGAGTCAGCTTAAAGAGGATTCGCAAGATGGTATTTTTGGAAATGAGAACTTTTATACTGAACGTGATTCCGGTGCCAGCATGGGTGATGAAAAAACCCTCGAAAAATTCCTTGATTATATAATGCTGCAGAAGGGATACGATCAGAAATATCTTATATTCTGGGATCATGGCAATGGATACAACGGCTACGGATTTGATGAAATTTATGAGGACGAGCTTAATTTTTCTGAAATAAAGCAGGCTATGATTAATTCAGAGAGTAGTTTTAATATTGTAGGTTTTGATGCATGCCTTATGGGTATGATTGAAGTTGCTTGTGTCTTTGAATCCCATGCTGATTATTTAATTGCATCAGAAGAACTTGAGCCGGGTTCCGGCTGGATGTATGATTTATTATTTGATTATCAGGCAAAAAATCCGAAAACATCACCTGAGGGTTTTGGAAAGGTTGCAGTTGACACTTATATGAAAAGTGAGGATGATAAAAAGACACTTTCAATTGTAAATCTGAAAGAAACCGATAATTTAATATCAAATTTGGATTGTCTCTCAGATAAGTTAAAAAATGAAATTGTTGCCGGTAATTTTGAGAAAGTAGGGCAGCCTTACAGATATGCAGAAAAATTTGGCTATTTTCCCCAGGAGGAAGAGCAGACTTCAGTCGATCTCTATGATTTTATATCTGGAATTAAAGCAAGGGTTCCATCAGCTTCAGATGAATGCGATCTGGTGCTTGCAGGCATAAATTCTTTTGTATTATACTCTGCACATGACGATTTTTTTGATAATGCTAGAGGTGTATCAATCTGTTCCCCAAGATATATTGATTCTCAAAAGCTTTCCTCAATTGAAGATAATATAAAAATATCTGATGAATGGTATGATTTTTTTGAAAATTATGTGGAGATAAAATCTTCTGATAATGTCAAACCTGAGGTAACATACAATGAAGACGATACTTTCACAGTGTCCGATAATCTGGGTGTGGCAGAAGTTAAGGCTGAGTATTTCATTGAAAGTGATTCTGAATCCCTCCCTGTCGGCGATAAATATATTATTCCGGATACAAACGGCAGATATTATATTTCCGTATGGGATGGAAAGCTGTATTATCTGGAGAATGAAAACGGTGATTATGCAAACCTCTATCTTGAACACATTGGCAATGCTGCGGAAGGCTTTGAAAAATATCAGTCGTCAATAGAGGTTACAAGAGGTGAAAGTACTGAATCTGCTATGATTACAGTTATAGCAAATCCAAAAACCCATGAAACCATGATGTCTGTTGATCCTTATGAACCGGATTCCGAACTTTTCAAAAGATCCGCTTTTTGGGATACTGATGACCTAAAATCCGGAGATGTTGTGAAGACATACACTTATGTTTATGATGAGGAATCCGATGATTATTTGGAGGTTTTATTGGGAACTTTAACTGTTGATGAAACTACCCGTATTTCATATGGAAAAATACCGGGAATTACGTATTCTTTTGGCATTTCTGCAGAAGATTTCAATGGAAATCTTGAATATTCAGACCTCGTAATTTTAAATGCTGATAGTAATTAA
- a CDS encoding DEAD/DEAH box helicase — MIDSKICTNQDKCGGQLIGDLISSRLESINPGFGDNAKVMELPNGPEIIRGIAGSGKTESICQRAAYLHSIEPEWRIGVFFSNPSLKGRMVSLLKKYTSVCGVEWDSEDPDGNLVAAELWGDNDNFGFYSEVCDYSGIKPMTVSECRRFENDPADCFGYACKKILENEIIDPLYDVIFIDGAEDILVSKNELLYEGKQPVFWLLHESLSSFDSENPERKRLVWSFDEYQSVFSQKVPTVSQIYGQDDLLKDEVNGFSELSIMDISFRTPGNILMAAHALGMGLYHYEGMLSGPTCKKAWKKMGYSVKGEFSPGNEITLSRKVDKTPNDIIDFCDESLINFRKFNSKQMEYAFLCESVIRNIEEDNVRPEDILIVSLKGDEAIKSIRSALNAKNITDCRVFTCCPDNDDSEDDHSVKPSGITISDVESAKGNEGMVVYLTDLEVVAKYDSRIELRNKLYIGMTRSKGWLTITGTPFYDELTFFNEVKRVLDDIKNQKEIKYRYIKHPRRPLDHFV; from the coding sequence ATGATCGATTCAAAAATATGTACAAATCAGGATAAATGTGGTGGGCAGTTGATTGGAGATTTGATTTCATCAAGACTTGAATCAATAAACCCTGGTTTTGGTGACAATGCAAAAGTAATGGAATTACCAAACGGACCGGAGATAATTCGCGGGATTGCAGGTTCCGGGAAAACTGAATCTATTTGTCAGCGGGCTGCATATCTTCATTCCATTGAGCCTGAGTGGAGAATTGGTGTTTTTTTCTCAAATCCCTCACTTAAAGGTCGCATGGTTTCACTATTGAAAAAATATACTTCAGTTTGCGGTGTTGAGTGGGATTCTGAAGATCCGGATGGTAATCTTGTTGCAGCTGAGCTATGGGGAGATAATGATAATTTCGGTTTTTATTCTGAAGTATGTGATTATTCCGGAATTAAGCCGATGACAGTCTCTGAATGCAGGCGTTTTGAAAACGATCCTGCGGATTGTTTCGGTTATGCATGTAAAAAAATACTTGAAAATGAGATCATAGATCCTTTATATGACGTAATTTTCATTGATGGTGCGGAAGACATACTTGTTTCTAAAAATGAACTATTATATGAGGGAAAACAGCCTGTTTTCTGGCTTTTGCATGAGTCTCTTAGTTCATTTGATTCTGAAAATCCTGAGAGAAAGAGACTTGTCTGGTCTTTTGATGAATATCAGTCAGTCTTTTCCCAAAAAGTTCCGACCGTCAGTCAGATTTATGGACAGGATGATCTGCTCAAGGATGAAGTCAACGGTTTTTCAGAATTGTCAATAATGGATATTTCATTCCGTACGCCTGGAAATATTTTAATGGCGGCACATGCACTCGGGATGGGATTGTACCATTATGAAGGAATGCTCTCAGGCCCGACATGTAAGAAAGCCTGGAAGAAGATGGGATATTCGGTAAAAGGTGAATTTTCTCCGGGAAATGAGATTACACTTTCGAGAAAGGTGGATAAGACCCCAAATGATATAATTGATTTCTGTGACGAATCACTGATTAATTTTAGAAAATTTAATTCAAAACAAATGGAATATGCATTCCTCTGTGAATCTGTAATAAGAAATATTGAAGAGGATAATGTAAGGCCCGAGGATATTTTAATCGTTTCACTTAAAGGGGATGAAGCAATTAAAAGTATCAGATCAGCATTAAATGCAAAAAATATAACCGATTGCAGAGTTTTTACCTGTTGTCCGGATAATGATGATTCAGAAGATGATCATAGTGTAAAACCCTCCGGGATTACTATTTCTGATGTGGAATCAGCTAAAGGGAACGAGGGTATGGTTGTATATCTGACTGATCTTGAAGTGGTGGCAAAATATGATTCCAGAATTGAATTAAGGAACAAACTTTACATCGGAATGACACGTTCCAAGGGTTGGCTTACCATAACAGGTACTCCGTTTTATGATGAGCTTACATTTTTCAATGAGGTAAAAAGAGTTCTTGATGATATAAAAAACCAAAAAGAAATAAAATATCGATATATTAAGCATCCCAGAAGACCACTGGATCATTTTGTCTGA
- a CDS encoding UDP-glucose dehydrogenase family protein: protein MIFRQQGIKMKITVIGGGYVGLVSAACFAELGNHVTVIEIDSKKVDMINAGVPPIYEKGLEELLKKHSGKNLVAKSDYNDISLSDISVICVGTPPLKDGSANLSYIKSAAGSIGGEIKKNPGHYHVVAVKSTVPPGTTENIVAKAVLEKTGGNQEDVGFVMNPEFLREGLAVEDFMNPDRVVIGSSDEKAGDVAEKMYENLCARILRTGLSAAEMIKYTSNAFLATKISFSNEIGNICKKLGIDVYEVMGGVGMDKRISPMFLNAGAGFGGSCFPKDVMALVSLAEKIGEKPVLLKSVLDVNETQPLKMVEILEKQTGSLKGKKIAVLGLAFKDNTDDIRESRSIPVIKELILRGALVSAYDPLASSEMRKIYPAINYSNTAGDALTDADGCLVMTEWPEFSRLSSEFDLMKDRVIIEGRRILDITDSEGICW from the coding sequence ATTATATTCAGACAACAAGGGATAAAAATGAAAATTACAGTCATTGGCGGAGGTTATGTGGGGCTTGTGTCTGCGGCATGTTTTGCGGAACTGGGCAATCATGTTACAGTAATAGAGATTGATTCAAAAAAGGTTGATATGATAAATGCCGGAGTTCCTCCGATATACGAAAAAGGACTTGAAGAATTGTTAAAGAAGCATTCCGGCAAAAATCTGGTTGCAAAATCAGACTATAATGACATTTCCCTGTCAGATATATCAGTAATCTGTGTAGGAACACCTCCCCTAAAAGACGGGTCTGCAAATTTATCTTATATTAAATCAGCAGCGGGATCAATAGGGGGCGAAATTAAAAAAAATCCGGGACACTACCATGTTGTTGCGGTAAAAAGCACCGTTCCACCGGGTACAACTGAAAATATTGTTGCAAAGGCAGTTTTGGAAAAAACCGGCGGTAATCAGGAAGATGTAGGGTTTGTAATGAATCCTGAATTCTTAAGGGAAGGTCTTGCTGTTGAGGATTTCATGAATCCTGACAGGGTTGTTATTGGAAGTAGTGATGAAAAAGCAGGGGATGTTGCAGAAAAAATGTATGAAAATCTCTGTGCGAGGATTCTTAGAACAGGTTTGTCTGCGGCGGAGATGATAAAATATACCTCTAATGCATTTCTGGCGACTAAAATCTCATTTTCAAATGAGATTGGGAATATCTGCAAAAAACTTGGAATTGATGTATATGAAGTCATGGGGGGCGTCGGGATGGATAAAAGAATTTCTCCCATGTTTCTCAATGCAGGTGCAGGGTTTGGCGGAAGCTGTTTTCCAAAGGATGTTATGGCTCTTGTATCCCTTGCAGAAAAAATAGGAGAAAAGCCTGTTTTATTAAAGTCGGTACTTGATGTAAATGAAACACAGCCTTTAAAAATGGTTGAAATTCTTGAGAAGCAAACCGGCTCTTTGAAAGGAAAAAAAATTGCGGTTCTGGGACTTGCCTTTAAGGATAATACTGATGATATAAGGGAGTCAAGATCAATTCCGGTAATAAAAGAACTTATTTTAAGAGGAGCCCTTGTATCGGCATATGATCCACTGGCTTCATCTGAAATGAGGAAAATATATCCTGCAATAAATTACTCTAATACAGCAGGGGATGCATTAACCGATGCAGACGGCTGTCTTGTCATGACAGAATGGCCTGAGTTTTCCCGGTTGTCATCAGAGTTTGATCTAATGAAAGACAGGGTAATTATCGAGGGCAGAAGAATTCTTGATATAACAGATAGTGAAGGAATCTGCTGGTAA
- a CDS encoding vWA domain-containing protein, translated as MTLEEMVEIAYPQQPHCPTILLLDISGSMTISEKIVQLNEGIKTFKEEIESDELARKRVDLAVVTFGQKVEVVQDFTSIDDFEPKELVADGLTPMGEAIKKSIEILENRKECYKTEGIDYYRPWIFMITDGEPTDMREGDPMWEEVISMVHQGEKDGKFLFFAVGMDSADLETLKKISPQGRAPIKLKENHFNEMFLWLSRSQAKVSASNVGDQVVLEDPFGLNGWGEIPTI; from the coding sequence ATGACACTTGAAGAAATGGTTGAAATTGCATATCCACAGCAGCCGCATTGTCCTACAATACTTCTCCTTGACATATCAGGATCAATGACAATTTCTGAAAAGATTGTGCAGCTGAATGAAGGGATTAAAACATTCAAAGAAGAGATTGAATCAGACGAACTTGCAAGAAAAAGGGTTGATCTTGCAGTAGTGACATTCGGACAAAAAGTGGAAGTTGTTCAGGATTTTACCTCAATAGATGATTTTGAACCAAAAGAACTTGTTGCTGACGGTCTGACTCCGATGGGAGAAGCAATTAAAAAATCAATAGAGATCCTTGAGAACAGAAAAGAGTGCTATAAAACAGAAGGAATAGACTATTACAGACCATGGATTTTCATGATCACGGATGGTGAACCAACCGACATGCGTGAAGGAGATCCCATGTGGGAAGAGGTCATCTCTATGGTTCATCAGGGAGAAAAGGACGGAAAATTCCTGTTCTTTGCTGTGGGCATGGACTCTGCCGACCTTGAAACATTAAAAAAGATATCTCCCCAGGGAAGAGCTCCGATAAAGCTTAAAGAGAATCACTTTAATGAGATGTTCCTCTGGCTTTCACGTAGTCAGGCAAAAGTATCGGCATCCAATGTCGGTGATCAGGTTGTTTTGGAAGATCCCTTTGGCTTAAACGGATGGGGTGAAATACCAACCATCTGA
- a CDS encoding PP2C family serine/threonine-protein phosphatase, whose protein sequence is MIKPDEKNRHNKIFVFGSKVTGPSHLVKNTPCQDAWNFKIPVDNTAIIAVSDGLGSALHSDTGSKLAVNTAIESISNHFLIRYEDGIFSADITKNNCLIKDAFQDAVSKLKDYSGENNIPIRDLACTLIVIFIDKNEICIGQIGDGGVVGMCDAKSIILSEPAQSEYINEVTPITSANWNEKLKISSHNKDIRALAAFTDGCQRAVLVKKNEIYEPFEPFFKPLLKYSLSAENAEDASEDVKNLLSSGKMTENSDDDKTLVIAAIDNI, encoded by the coding sequence ATGATTAAACCTGATGAAAAAAACAGGCACAATAAAATATTTGTTTTTGGATCAAAAGTCACCGGACCATCCCATCTTGTAAAAAATACTCCCTGTCAGGATGCCTGGAATTTTAAAATACCAGTAGATAACACAGCAATCATTGCGGTATCAGACGGTCTTGGAAGTGCATTGCATTCAGATACCGGATCAAAACTCGCAGTTAATACAGCAATAGAATCAATATCAAATCATTTCCTGATCCGTTACGAAGACGGAATATTTTCAGCTGACATTACAAAAAACAATTGCCTTATAAAAGATGCATTTCAGGATGCAGTCTCAAAATTAAAAGATTATTCAGGTGAGAATAATATTCCCATAAGAGATCTTGCATGCACACTCATTGTAATATTTATTGATAAAAATGAGATCTGCATAGGGCAGATTGGAGACGGGGGAGTTGTCGGAATGTGTGATGCTAAAAGCATAATCCTCTCTGAACCTGCACAGTCGGAATATATAAACGAGGTAACTCCGATAACATCAGCAAACTGGAATGAAAAACTAAAGATCAGTTCACATAATAAAGATATAAGAGCATTAGCAGCGTTCACTGACGGATGCCAGAGAGCAGTGCTTGTAAAAAAGAACGAGATATATGAACCGTTTGAACCGTTTTTCAAACCACTTTTAAAATACAGCCTTTCAGCAGAAAACGCAGAAGACGCATCAGAGGATGTCAAAAATCTTCTTTCCTCCGGAAAAATGACTGAAAACTCAGATGATGACAAAACACTTGTTATCGCAGCAATTGACAATATTTGA
- a CDS encoding helix-hairpin-helix domain-containing protein — translation MHELTVFDQDNNKIILKGPGRKGGEGEVLKIKNNDFLCAKIYYKEKLSSTLEQKIRAMVKNPPGENLTEKKQGIRASSIAWPVSLLYSSEESKREFLGFTMPLIDTGLFREAHLYYDPEDRLKTFGGSFSWLYLLTTAFNISFVVSSIHNKGHCIGDMSGSNILVARTSAISIIDCDSFQISDKITNKKYYTKVATGDYLSPEMMGRNFRTEDIDRYYSDLFALGILIFKFLMNGVHPFQATGKAVWELPTTEQKIKEGLFPYSGTFKDVSPPKYAPPYRIIPPDIQELFYRCFVKGHKNPKQRPEASEWANALQHEISHIKKCSSNENHLYAGNLESCPWCELKITGKTNSDLFPPPEKTKKEKIRSGDISGINFPLNFHKEKKPAKIPKPQLIVNPGKLSFDIENNDDETLKILIQNSGDGTLSGTITSEQSWIKINEKSFTIQNKSENTITIKKQKLPSKIHGIKHTGSLLIRSNGGTQKIPVNAGQSSLPLLEVSESRIAITNIEPGKTVISKIEVKNKGNAILTGTIKTDREWLLLSTGIISASDTQSVDIIADTSKMDLKPLHSGHIIIKTNGGEAFVLLALSIKKPI, via the coding sequence GTGCATGAATTAACCGTATTTGATCAGGATAATAACAAAATAATACTTAAAGGTCCGGGCAGAAAAGGTGGCGAGGGAGAAGTACTAAAGATAAAAAATAATGACTTCCTGTGTGCCAAAATATATTATAAAGAAAAATTAAGCAGCACTCTTGAACAAAAAATCAGGGCTATGGTAAAAAATCCCCCTGGTGAAAACTTAACAGAAAAAAAACAGGGAATACGGGCAAGTTCAATTGCATGGCCGGTTTCATTACTATATTCCTCTGAAGAGAGCAAACGTGAATTTCTCGGCTTTACAATGCCTCTTATAGACACAGGACTTTTCAGGGAGGCACATTTGTATTATGACCCCGAAGACAGACTGAAAACATTTGGCGGGTCTTTTTCATGGCTTTATCTTTTAACAACTGCTTTTAACATATCATTTGTTGTTTCATCAATACACAATAAAGGACACTGCATTGGTGATATGAGCGGTTCAAATATACTGGTTGCAAGAACTTCTGCAATCTCAATTATAGACTGTGATTCATTTCAGATATCTGACAAAATAACAAATAAAAAATACTATACAAAAGTGGCAACAGGAGATTATCTTTCCCCTGAAATGATGGGCAGAAATTTCAGGACAGAGGATATAGACAGGTATTATTCTGATTTATTTGCACTTGGAATACTGATTTTTAAATTTCTTATGAACGGGGTTCATCCGTTTCAGGCAACCGGAAAGGCAGTCTGGGAACTGCCGACAACCGAACAAAAAATCAAAGAGGGCCTGTTTCCCTATTCAGGAACTTTTAAAGATGTAAGTCCTCCAAAATATGCACCACCATACAGGATCATCCCGCCGGACATTCAGGAATTATTTTACAGATGTTTTGTAAAAGGGCATAAAAATCCCAAACAAAGGCCTGAAGCATCAGAATGGGCAAATGCACTTCAGCATGAAATTTCACATATTAAAAAATGTAGTTCAAATGAAAATCACCTCTATGCCGGAAACCTGGAATCATGCCCCTGGTGTGAATTAAAAATTACCGGTAAAACAAATTCTGATTTATTCCCTCCTCCGGAAAAAACAAAAAAAGAAAAAATAAGATCCGGCGATATATCAGGAATTAATTTTCCATTAAATTTTCACAAAGAAAAAAAACCTGCAAAAATTCCAAAACCCCAGTTAATTGTAAATCCCGGAAAACTCTCATTCGATATAGAAAACAATGATGATGAGACTTTAAAAATATTAATTCAAAACTCCGGTGACGGAACACTTTCAGGGACCATTACATCAGAGCAGTCATGGATTAAAATAAATGAAAAATCCTTTACGATTCAGAATAAATCTGAGAATACAATAACTATAAAAAAACAAAAGTTACCATCTAAAATTCACGGTATTAAACATACAGGAAGCCTCCTGATAAGATCAAACGGCGGGACTCAAAAAATTCCGGTTAATGCCGGTCAATCTTCTTTACCGTTACTTGAAGTATCGGAGAGCCGGATTGCCATAACAAATATTGAGCCGGGCAAAACGGTGATATCAAAAATCGAAGTGAAAAATAAAGGTAACGCCATACTTACCGGCACTATAAAGACTGACAGGGAATGGCTTTTATTATCAACAGGCATCATCAGTGCATCAGATACACAATCTGTTGACATAATTGCAGATACTTCTAAAATGGATTTGAAACCGCTTCATTCAGGCCATATAATTATCAAAACAAACGGCGGAGAGGCTTTTGTCCTTTTGGCACTGTCAATAAAAAAACCGATATAA
- a CDS encoding ATP-binding protein — protein MDEKKTGFKFHMRFADINRISDLIESMAKHFEDLNIPAKISYELQLVLEEAVSNILIHGYGRKPGFLEIGFDYENEIVKITLEDKAKPFNLLSAPKPDMSCPPEEREIGGLGVHLIKELTDKIIYEYSDGKNILTLIKSTGEKKL, from the coding sequence ATGGATGAGAAAAAAACAGGCTTTAAATTTCATATGAGGTTTGCAGATATTAACAGAATATCTGATCTTATTGAGTCGATGGCAAAACATTTTGAGGATTTGAATATACCTGCAAAGATCTCTTATGAACTTCAGCTTGTGCTTGAAGAGGCCGTTTCCAATATCCTCATACACGGATACGGCAGAAAACCCGGATTTTTAGAGATCGGATTTGATTATGAGAATGAAATTGTTAAAATCACTCTCGAAGACAAGGCAAAACCATTCAATTTACTGAGTGCTCCCAAACCTGACATGAGCTGCCCTCCAGAAGAGAGGGAAATAGGTGGTCTTGGTGTTCACCTGATTAAAGAGCTGACTGACAAAATAATATATGAATACAGTGATGGAAAAAACATTTTAACTCTCATAAAAAGCACAGGAGAAAAAAAGCTATAA
- a CDS encoding PP2C family protein-serine/threonine phosphatase: protein MIEFEIFFSLFGLICVIIIFSIFITRSSYFKEVLDGRLTLKNQTVLALAFGILSIYGTAGGIEFMGAIINVRDLGPMAGGIFCGPVVGIGSGLIGGAFRLMQGGVTAIPCTIATVLSGIFGSAVYLFMGRKFVGIKIAVLFAFLMESFHMVLAYLMVEPRELAYEIVSITSAPLILANVIGMFIFAYLLSNVINERKTRRERDAYESELNRKKAELEIAAEIQRDFLPKNIPEINGFDLFAKTHPAKEVGGDFYDVIPLGLGKTGLVIADVSGKSVPAALFMALSRTIVRASAGWHTTVTKAIEEANSLISSESDSGMFVTLFYSIIDEKSRVLSYTNAGHNPPFVFLNSDGRFETLPPTGIALGVMEDMTYKSGEIRLMTGDCVVFYTDGVTEAINSTEEAYGEERLKRTILNNHSKSAEEISDAILWDVNLFCGSEPQFDDITVMVLKGV, encoded by the coding sequence ATGATTGAATTTGAAATATTTTTCTCTCTTTTCGGATTGATCTGTGTAATTATTATTTTTTCAATATTTATCACCAGATCTTCATACTTTAAGGAAGTGCTTGACGGCAGACTGACATTAAAAAATCAGACAGTTTTGGCGTTGGCATTTGGAATCCTTTCAATATACGGAACTGCAGGTGGAATTGAATTTATGGGTGCCATAATAAATGTCCGTGATCTGGGACCTATGGCAGGCGGTATTTTCTGCGGCCCTGTTGTAGGGATTGGCTCGGGTCTTATCGGCGGTGCATTCAGATTAATGCAGGGAGGAGTTACGGCAATTCCCTGCACAATTGCAACTGTTCTGAGTGGTATATTTGGAAGTGCAGTCTATTTGTTTATGGGCCGGAAATTTGTCGGGATAAAAATTGCGGTTCTTTTTGCTTTCTTAATGGAGAGCTTTCATATGGTTCTTGCATATTTGATGGTAGAGCCGCGTGAACTTGCATATGAAATTGTATCCATAACATCAGCTCCGTTAATTCTTGCAAATGTAATCGGGATGTTTATTTTTGCATATCTTTTGTCAAATGTAATTAATGAGAGGAAGACCCGGAGGGAAAGAGATGCCTACGAGTCTGAACTAAACCGTAAAAAAGCGGAGCTTGAAATTGCCGCTGAAATCCAGCGAGATTTTCTCCCAAAAAATATCCCGGAAATTAATGGCTTTGATCTTTTTGCAAAGACCCATCCTGCAAAAGAAGTAGGTGGCGATTTTTATGATGTAATTCCACTGGGATTGGGAAAAACCGGTCTGGTAATAGCTGATGTGTCAGGGAAAAGTGTTCCGGCAGCTCTTTTTATGGCTCTTTCAAGAACAATTGTCCGTGCAAGTGCCGGATGGCACACAACGGTAACAAAAGCAATTGAGGAGGCAAACAGTCTGATATCCTCCGAATCCGATTCCGGAATGTTTGTTACTCTCTTTTATTCAATAATTGATGAAAAATCGCGTGTTCTTTCATATACAAACGCAGGACACAACCCTCCTTTTGTTTTCCTTAACAGTGACGGCAGATTTGAAACACTGCCTCCTACCGGAATCGCACTTGGTGTGATGGAGGATATGACCTACAAGTCTGGTGAAATACGACTAATGACAGGGGATTGTGTGGTATTTTACACCGATGGGGTGACAGAGGCAATAAACAGTACGGAAGAGGCTTACGGGGAGGAAAGATTAAAAAGGACAATCCTGAATAATCACAGTAAAAGTGCAGAAGAAATATCGGATGCAATCCTTTGGGATGTGAATTTATTCTGCGGCAGTGAACCCCAGTTTGATGATATTACAGTAATGGTGCTAAAAGGAGTGTGA
- a CDS encoding STAS domain-containing protein, giving the protein MRIDCFDENSVCVIRVSGRIDAKSSIELETGIKEIINNGKTNLLINMDGVDYISSSGLRVLLSTLKKLKVSKGGLKIACLKPFVMDVFRISGFDDIFEIYDDEKKAVESFSG; this is encoded by the coding sequence ATGCGGATAGACTGCTTTGATGAAAATTCGGTTTGTGTAATTCGTGTTTCGGGGAGAATTGATGCAAAAAGTTCAATTGAACTTGAAACAGGGATTAAAGAGATAATTAACAACGGAAAAACAAATCTGCTGATTAATATGGACGGAGTTGACTATATCAGCAGTTCAGGTCTGAGGGTTCTTTTATCAACTCTTAAAAAACTCAAAGTATCCAAAGGAGGACTTAAAATTGCATGTCTGAAACCATTTGTAATGGATGTTTTCAGAATATCCGGTTTTGATGATATCTTTGAGATATATGATGATGAAAAAAAGGCTGTAGAAAGTTTTTCAGGATAA